The stretch of DNA CGCCCGTCGGATTGGTTGGAAAGTTCAACGCAATCACCTTGGTGCGCGGAGTGATCGCCTTCTCCACATCTTCCGCACGAAGCGTAAAGTTGTCCTCCAACCGCGTGTTGATCGGCACCCCGACACCGTAGGCCATCGTGATGGTCGGACCATACGACACATAACAAGGCTGATGGAAAATCACCTCATCACCCGGGTCCAGCACCGCACGAAACGCCAGATCCAACGCCTCGCTGACGCCCACCGTCACCAGGATCTCCTTCTTCGGATCATAGCTCACGCCGAAATGCTCTTCGACATAACCACTGATCCCAACGCGCAGGGATTCAAGCCCCAGATTGCTCGTGTAGCTCGTCTGTCCTTTTTCCAATGAACGAATCGCCGCCTCGCGGATCGGCCACGGAGTCGCCTTGTCAGGTTCCCCCACGCCCAGCGAGATCACATCGGAGCGACCAATCACCAGTTCAAAGAAATCGCGAATGCCAGAGCGCGGAATCCCGCTCAACTGCCGCGAAAGTTTGTTTTCCAGATTCATCTTGTGCGGCAGGCTCATGGCGATACAGGGAGCCGGTCTTCACGGAGATCGGTGTTCAACACAAAACCGTCGTGCTTATACACGCGCAGTTGAAAAAGCGTCGCCGTCGAAAGCACCACATCCAGCGTGCTCAACTTTTCTGCCACAAAACGCGCCACATCATAAAGATCGGTTCCCTCCACCATCAAGGCGAGGTCATACCCACCACTCATCAAATAACAACTGCGCACCTGATCATACTGCGCAATGCGCTTGGCAATCCGGTCAAACCCACCGCCCGCTTCAGGCGTGATCCGCACCTCGATCAATGCCGTCACCCCACGTGGCCCCAGCTTTTCGCCGTCCACCACCGCCTGATAACCAAGGATGACTCCGGCCGCTTCAAGCTCCGTCATCCGTTTAGCAACCTCCAGCGCCGTCAGTCCAAGACTGACCGCAATTTCTTCCACACTGAGCCGGGCATTCCCCCTCAGCAATTCGAGTAAGCGTTCCATAAGAACGCTCACCCTAACTCAAGCCGTGCAATAAACCAGCAGAATCAGCGATCACCAAAACTGATGCCCACCGCGCGCGCCGCCATCACCACTTCGCTGTCCGGCTGCACCAAACGCAGTTTGTTCACCGCATCTTCAATCGGCACATCACCCACGTGATAGCTCTGGTAATTCACCATCCGGCCAAATTGCTTGTCCTTGATCAGCGAAACCGCCTTCACCCCAAACCGGGTGCCCAAAATACGATCCAAAGCCGTCGGAGAACCGCCACGCTGAAGGTGACCCAAGCGCACGTCACGCGTTTCGTGTCCGGTCATCTCTTCAACCTGACGCGCCACATGCACCCCGATCCCGCCAAGCAACATCTGCTGGTTGGCACGACCTTCTTCCTTGCCCATCAGCTTGCCATCTTCAAGATGCGCGCCTTCGGCCACCACGATCAACACACTGCGATGACCGCTGGCAAACACATGATTCACATGCCCCGCCACTTTTTCGATCTCAAAAGGAATTTCAGGAATCAACACCACATCCGCGCCACCGCCGATGCCGCCATGCAGCGCGATCCAGCCAGCATGCCGTCCCATCACTTCTACGACCATCACGCGTTGATGACTTTCCGCCGTCGTGCGCAGGCGATCCAGTCCCTCCACCACCATGCCCACCGCCGAGTCAAAACCGAAGGTCATCGCCGTGGCCTGCAAATCGTTGTCGATGGTTTTCGGCACGCCCACCACAGGGATTCCTTCTTCGCAAAGCTGCAAACCGGTCGTCAAAGAACCGTCGCCGCCCACCACGATCAAAGCCTCAATGCCGAGATATTTGATGGTCACGCGCGCCTGCTCGATGATGTCCTTGGGCACTTTGGCAATGGTGCTGTCCGCGCCCACTTTGGCGGCAAAATTTCCTTTGTTGGTGGTCCCGAGAATCGTTCCACCGAGGCTCAAAATGCCCAGCGTCTTCTCCGTATCGAGTTTCATGTGCCCCGGACCGTTGGGAAGAAGCCCCTCAAATCCATTGCGGAATCCAATCACCTCCCAGCCCAGTTCGGTAGCCGCTCCCACCACCCCGTGAATCACTGCATTAAGTCCTGGACAATCGCCGCCGCTGTTAAGAATACCGATGCGCATAGGTTTTGGGAGTAAGTTCTGTGTTGAGATGTGTTTGAGTGTGTGTTGTCGTTTGGGAGAAAAGATCTATTCGAAGCTGGCCAGCAGTTCCTGCCGATTCGTCACCGGACGCCCCTGGCGCAACCAGTTGTCATACGCATTCCAGCTCTGCTGAAGCAAACCGCGCGCCTCGCCGAACGGATCAGCCGAACCCAGCACCACCACCACCATGCGGTGACGATAAAGCACCTGCTGACCCTGCGCATTTTTCATCAAGGTGCCCTGCCGCTCCTCCGTCGCAATGATGCACCCGCCCGATTGCGGCGTGTTGCCGGTTTTCATGCCGTCAATCGAACCCACCCCCAGCAAGGCATTGGTGTTCTGCAACGTCATCGGCTGCGGCTGCCCCATGCGGACAATGGTGATGGCGCGCGTTTTTTGTGTCGTGTAAAATCGGAACGGTGCCCGCGAAACCGCATACATCGCCAGTTTCGCCATGTCCGCCCCCGTCGAAAGCGGCATGGTCCGGCTGTTCTCCAACCCATGCGGATTGGTAAACCGCGTGTTAGCCATCCCTTCACGAGCCGCCAGCTTGTTCATCTCCGTCACAAAAGCCGCAATGGGATCACCGCCACGTCCACGACGCCCCAGAATATCCTGCCCGACAAAAGCCGCCAAGGCGGTCGCTGCCACGTTGTCCGACGTCATCATCGTCGCATACAACAAATCACGCAGCGTCACCTGATCGCCCGGCTGCAAACCCATGGTGTTCATTCCCGCAATCTGCAAAGCCGCCGGAGAAACCGTCGCCAGCGTGTTTAAAGGAACTTTCGTCACATCCGCCCAGTCCAATGCCACCAACGCCGTCGCCACTTTCGCAAGACCACCCACCGGGCGCTTCACGGAAGCCCCCCGCTCCATGTGAATCTTCTTGTTGTAGACATCCACAGCAATCACACTTTGAGCATGCGACGTGCCGGAAACGACGGCCAGAACAGACAAAACCAGCGCCGCAATGGCCAGCCAGCGACGGATACCTAAATTGAGCAAAAAGCGGGGTTCCAACATGGACGGGCAGGATAGTGCCCAAGTGGCAGGGCGCAACCCCGGAATTGCTACTCAGCGATTGTGATCCATCAACAAATCCCCTTCCAGCCGACCATCTCCTCAACACCAACCCTTTCTCGCAATCAGAAGGCCAACTTTTTCCTTTTCAATTTCCCGCGAAAAGCTCATCATGTCAGCCCACGCTAGATTTTCAGTCGGTTTTCTTCCCTCCCAGGTAAGCGAAACCGGATAAATGTGAAAGCCTGCCCCTCCAACTCCGTTTTCTTCAAGCTACCCGCGGTTCACGATCAGGCCGCCCGGTAGTGCAAACCACAATTTTCCGCCCCGTCCCATCCTTACCAACCGAATCATGAAAACAACGACGAACAACATCAACCGCCGCACCCTGCTGCGCTCCTCCCTCTACGCAGGCACCGCCCTTGCCCTTCCCACCTGGTCCCGCGCCGCCGGAGCCAATGGCGACATTCGCGTTGCCGTGATCGGATTCAAAAGCCGCGGTGCAGGACACATCAACACCATTCTCGGACTGCAAAACGAAGGCGTCCGCCTCGTTGCCCTTTGCGACGTTGACTCCGATGTCATGGACAAACAGGTCGAGAAACTCGCCAAGAAAGACATCAAAGTCAAAACCTACAGCGACTACCGCAAGCTCATTGAAGATCCGGAAATCGACGCGGTCACCATCGCCACCCCCAACCACACGCACACCGTCATCACCCTTGCCGCTCTCGCCGCAGGCAAACACGTGTTCGCTGAAAAACCCGTCTGTCACAACATCCCCGAAGGCGTCAAACTCCTCGAAGCCGCCAAAAAAATCGAAGGCAAACTCATCCTCGTCCACGGCCAGCAGCGCCGCTCCGACCTCGGCTGGGCAGCCGCCATGGAATACGTGAAATCCGGTGCTCTCGGCAAAACCACCCTTTCCCGCGGCGTCAATTACAAGGCCCGCAAGAGCATTGGCAAGGTCAGCGGACCTCAGGACGCCCCCTCAACCGTCAACTACGACCTCTGGGCCGGTCCTCGCGAAACCACCCCGATCATGCGTGAACAGTTCCATTATGACTGGCATTGGCAGTGGGCTTACGGCAACGGCGACATCGGCAACCAGGGTCCTCACCAGCTCGACGTCGCCCGCTGGGCTCTCGGCAGCCCCGACAAACTTCCGCTCAAGGTCATGAGCCTCGGCAACCGCTGGGGATATGACGACGATGGCGAAACCGCCAACAACCAGCTCGCCTTCTACGATTACGGCGACGGCAAAACCCCGATCCTTTTCGACAACCGCGGTCTCCCCCGCGCCGACATGAACTGGCAGAAAGGTTTCGAGCCCGCCTACAAAGGCATCCGCATCGGCAACATCATCCATTGCGAAGGCGGTTATGTGGCCGAATCCAAGGCCTACGACGCCGAAGGCAAATTTAATGATCAGAAGTTCGAAATTCGTGACGGCCCCAACCACATGAAAAACTTCTTTGCCTCCATCAAGGAAGGCAAATTGATCGACCCAAATCTGCACGTCAGTCACGGTTTCCATTGCGCCGCCCTTGCCCACATGGCCAACATTGCCTATCGCATTGGCAAAAAAACCAGCACCGGAGAAATCAAGGAACGCCTCCAGGGCGACAAAGCCGGCCAGGAAACCTTCGACGATTTCGTCGCCAACCTCGCCGCCAACCAGATCAACGCCGACACCGATCAGGCCCTCCTCAGCCCCTGGCTCACCTTCAATCCCGACACCTACAAATTCGAAGGTGAATTTGCTGAAGAAGCCAACAAAATCAACGAAGGCGACGTCTACCGCAAAGGTTTCGAACTCGCCGAAGTCTAAACCTTCAGTTCCAGTTCAGTCCGTCAAGCGCCCCGGCCACCCCGGGGCGCTTTTTTTCGCCCTGGGACCGCCGGGCTCCAGCCCATCAAATTCCCGACGCAGTCAAAATGTCAGCGACACTCAGGTCACAAATAAAGTAGCAGCCAACGTCAGAGGGCTCGTTCTGGGTAGACAGTGCCCCCGCTTAAATCCCAACGAACCAGTTCATACATCACCATATTGCCCAAATCCCACAGGGCCACTCTCGGTAATTTGCAATACCGATGAGCGAAGTGACTTGTGCTGAACTGGAGTAATCACGCCCCCGTCCTCTAATGCTAGCAAATATCGTTCTGCTTCCAGCTTGTCGATGGTCTCAAATCGACGCTTTGCACGATCCTCAATATAGGCAGCCTTACGCTGGGACAGTTCTGCGACAAACGAGTCAAGCTGCTTCGGCGCACCTTCTATATGCAGACGTCCGTAATCGCTTGCGAACACAATCCCCTCTCTCCTCGTCGTCGAAAACCACAGATAAAACGAAACCGAAACCACCAGCCATACCGCCCATGCCGAATGCTCCACATGTCCCTCACCCATCACAAGCACCGCCATCAATATCGACAGGACAGCAAAAAAAATCGATAACCCGAGCAGTTTAAATTCCTGTCTCTTAAAAACTCCCTGGTCTCTTCCAATGCGGTCATACTCGATAACTGTGTCACTTGTCGAACTCAATGACACCTCAGCGACCTTGATTCCAGTAGCAACCAATTCGTATTCGGTCCTCTTAAAACCCAACATTCTTTTTGTCGCATGTTTCATAATAAAAACCACCATCAAGGCGGCAATCAATCAAGTGTCAACACTCAACCCTCAGATCCAGAATCCTGATCAATATCTGCTACTGAGAGCCCCCCCGAATCATTGTCCTGCGTCATCCTGTCGCTTTCGCGCCTCAATGCTGAGGCATATTCACACAAACCTCCAAGGCTCAGTCGAACAAGCCAGATTTCCCACAGACCAAAAAACGCACCCCTCCACCCCAGACAAACCCACCCGCCAGCCTCAGCGCGCAAAATTTCTCTAAACAAAGGCATGGATTATTCTCACGTTTACTTTCATACGTAGTCTATATCAAAGATAAGACAGCTTCCCACGTATCTGATGCGCTTCTCCACCCTCCTTAAAAATCCCGCTGACTGGATGCAGGGCCATGGCCCCCACTCGGAGATCGTCATGACCTCCCGCATCCGGCTCGCCCGCAACCTGCGCGGCTGGTCCTTCCCAGGCTGGTCCTCGGAAAAACAACGCGTCGAACTTCTCAATCAAGTCCGCCCCCTGCTCGCCTCCCTTCCTGAACTCAAGGACGGCTTCAACGAGGAATACCCCAGCCTCACCAAAACCAAAAAGCAGGTGCTCGTCGAACGTCACCTCGTCAGCCGTGAACATGCCGCCCGCTCGACCGGCTGTGCCGTGGTCATCGACCGCAAACAAAGCATTGCCGTCATGGTGAATGAGGAAGATCACTTCCGCATGCAAGGCATCCGCGCCGGTCTTGACCTGCGCACCGCCCACGACCTCGTCAACCGCATCGACAGCGCCCTCGAAGAAAACCTCAGCTACGCGTTCGACACCCGCCTCGGCTACCTCACCGCCTGCCCTACCAACGTGGGCACCGGCATGCGCGCCTCCGTGATGCTGCACCTGCCCGCGCTCGTTCTCACCGAACAGATCAAGCAGGTCATGAACGCCGTCAGCAAAATCGGACTCGCCGTCCGCGGCCTGTATGGCGAAGGCACTGAAGCCCTCGGCAACCTCTTCCAGGTTTCCAATCAGCACACTCTCGGCGAAACCGAACAGGAGCTCATCAGCCGCATCGAAGGTGTCGCCGAACACATCGTCCAGGCCGAAATCCACGCCCGCGAAAAGCTTCTCCACGAAAACGCCCTCATGCTGCATGACCAGGTCGGTCGCGCTTATGCCACCCTGCGTTTTTCTCACATTCTCAGTTCAAAGGAAGCCCTCACCCACCTCTCCCTGCTGCGCCTCGGCGCCGATCTGGACATCATCACCGATTGCGATCGCAGCCTGCTGGACATGCTGCTCCTCGAAATTCAACCCGCGCATCTTCAGCTTACCGCCAAACGCGATCTAAGCGTCGAAGAACGCGACAGTTTGCGGGCAGAAAACACCCGTGATCGATTGAAATCCGTCCCCGAACCATTAAACGTATCCAGTGACAACGACGCGGACGATTCCGCGCTTCCCCCTGAATCCCATGATGAATAACTTTACTCCCCGCGCCCAACAAGTCCTGGCACTTGCCAGGAAGGAAGCCGACCGCTTCAACCACAACTACGTGGGGACAGAGCACCTGTTGCTCGGCCTCATCAAGTTGGGTCAAGGCGTCGCTGTCAACGTCCTCACCAAGCTCGGCGTCGATCTCGACACCGTGCGCATGCAGGTCGAACAGCAGGTTGGCTCCGGTCCCGACACCAAAATGGTCGGCAACATCCCTTATACACCCCGCGTCAAAAAAGTTCTCGCCCTCGCCTCCAAGGAAGCCAAGGCTCTGAACCACTCCTACGTCGGCACCGAACACCTTTTGCTCGGACTCCTTCGCGAAGGTGAAGGCGTCGCCGCCCAGGTGCTTCGCACCCTCGACGTCAATCTCGAGAAAGCCCGCAACGAAATCCTCAAGGAGCTCGATCCCAACTTCGGCAACGAAGAAGAGGAAGAAGAAGGCGGTGGCAGTGGCGGTCCCGAAAGCTCATCCATGCCCAACGGCCCCAAGAAAGACAGCAAAACGCCTGCCCTCCGTGCCTTTGGTCGCGACCTTACCGAACTCGCCCAAAAAGGTGATCTCGATCCCGTCATTGGCCGCGCACCGGAAATCGAACGCGTCATCCAGATCCTTTGCCGCCGCACCAAAAACAACCCGGTGCTCATCGGTGAAGCCGGCGTTGGCAAAACCGCCATCGTCGAAGGTCTTGCCCAGGAAATCGCCCAGGGCAACGTCCCCGAAATCCTTCGCGACAAAAAAGTGA from Phragmitibacter flavus encodes:
- a CDS encoding Gfo/Idh/MocA family protein — encoded protein: MKTTTNNINRRTLLRSSLYAGTALALPTWSRAAGANGDIRVAVIGFKSRGAGHINTILGLQNEGVRLVALCDVDSDVMDKQVEKLAKKDIKVKTYSDYRKLIEDPEIDAVTIATPNHTHTVITLAALAAGKHVFAEKPVCHNIPEGVKLLEAAKKIEGKLILVHGQQRRSDLGWAAAMEYVKSGALGKTTLSRGVNYKARKSIGKVSGPQDAPSTVNYDLWAGPRETTPIMREQFHYDWHWQWAYGNGDIGNQGPHQLDVARWALGSPDKLPLKVMSLGNRWGYDDDGETANNQLAFYDYGDGKTPILFDNRGLPRADMNWQKGFEPAYKGIRIGNIIHCEGGYVAESKAYDAEGKFNDQKFEIRDGPNHMKNFFASIKEGKLIDPNLHVSHGFHCAALAHMANIAYRIGKKTSTGEIKERLQGDKAGQETFDDFVANLAANQINADTDQALLSPWLTFNPDTYKFEGEFAEEANKINEGDVYRKGFELAEV
- a CDS encoding Lrp/AsnC family transcriptional regulator, giving the protein MERLLELLRGNARLSVEEIAVSLGLTALEVAKRMTELEAAGVILGYQAVVDGEKLGPRGVTALIEVRITPEAGGGFDRIAKRIAQYDQVRSCYLMSGGYDLALMVEGTDLYDVARFVAEKLSTLDVVLSTATLFQLRVYKHDGFVLNTDLREDRLPVSP
- a CDS encoding D-alanyl-D-alanine carboxypeptidase family protein, whose amino-acid sequence is MLEPRFLLNLGIRRWLAIAALVLSVLAVVSGTSHAQSVIAVDVYNKKIHMERGASVKRPVGGLAKVATALVALDWADVTKVPLNTLATVSPAALQIAGMNTMGLQPGDQVTLRDLLYATMMTSDNVAATALAAFVGQDILGRRGRGGDPIAAFVTEMNKLAAREGMANTRFTNPHGLENSRTMPLSTGADMAKLAMYAVSRAPFRFYTTQKTRAITIVRMGQPQPMTLQNTNALLGVGSIDGMKTGNTPQSGGCIIATEERQGTLMKNAQGQQVLYRHRMVVVVLGSADPFGEARGLLQQSWNAYDNWLRQGRPVTNRQELLASFE
- a CDS encoding protein arginine kinase, whose protein sequence is MRFSTLLKNPADWMQGHGPHSEIVMTSRIRLARNLRGWSFPGWSSEKQRVELLNQVRPLLASLPELKDGFNEEYPSLTKTKKQVLVERHLVSREHAARSTGCAVVIDRKQSIAVMVNEEDHFRMQGIRAGLDLRTAHDLVNRIDSALEENLSYAFDTRLGYLTACPTNVGTGMRASVMLHLPALVLTEQIKQVMNAVSKIGLAVRGLYGEGTEALGNLFQVSNQHTLGETEQELISRIEGVAEHIVQAEIHAREKLLHENALMLHDQVGRAYATLRFSHILSSKEALTHLSLLRLGADLDIITDCDRSLLDMLLLEIQPAHLQLTAKRDLSVEERDSLRAENTRDRLKSVPEPLNVSSDNDADDSALPPESHDE
- a CDS encoding 6-phosphofructokinase, with product MRIGILNSGGDCPGLNAVIHGVVGAATELGWEVIGFRNGFEGLLPNGPGHMKLDTEKTLGILSLGGTILGTTNKGNFAAKVGADSTIAKVPKDIIEQARVTIKYLGIEALIVVGGDGSLTTGLQLCEEGIPVVGVPKTIDNDLQATAMTFGFDSAVGMVVEGLDRLRTTAESHQRVMVVEVMGRHAGWIALHGGIGGGADVVLIPEIPFEIEKVAGHVNHVFASGHRSVLIVVAEGAHLEDGKLMGKEEGRANQQMLLGGIGVHVARQVEEMTGHETRDVRLGHLQRGGSPTALDRILGTRFGVKAVSLIKDKQFGRMVNYQSYHVGDVPIEDAVNKLRLVQPDSEVVMAARAVGISFGDR